The DNA window TCGCCGTCGTCACCGCGCATCTCGCTCTCGCCCGTTCGATGCTGGAACCCGCTACGGGTGGCCAGCGAACGCGGCTGCTGGCAGCTCTAGCCGAGATCGCCGGGTTGGCGGGCTGGCTCTGCGCCGACCGAAACGACGCCCCTGGCGCCCGCAGCCACTACCAAATGGCCGTACGGGCAAGCCGCACAGCCGGGCATCCCCTTCTCGCGTCCTACATGCAAGGAAGCCTCGGTCAATACGCCTTCTCCGCAGGTGACCCAGCGCAGGGCCTCCGCCTCATCCGTGACGCCGACGCGAGGCTGCCGCGCAGCGCACCGGCGATCGCACGTGCCTGGCTCGCATGCTTGGAGGGCGTCGCCCTCGCTCACCTTGGCGACCGGACCGCGCTCGCACTCGTCGATCACGCCGAGCGCCATCTAGACGCCGGTGCGCACCAGGAGCCCGCATGGCCATGGGTCTTCCGGTTCGACGCCTCCAAGGTCGCCGCCCACCGCGCAGTGATCGCGTCCCGTCTTGGTCTCCCTGCCGTTGCGTCGGCGGCGTTCGACCGCGCAGCGAGTCCGACCAGCCCCAAACAGGCCGCGCTGACTTCCGTCGAGTACGCCCGGGCGCTCGCTGCCGGTGGCGACCTCGAACAGGCCTGCGAGGTCGCAGCAACGGCCTATGACACGGGCCGCAAGTTCGGTTCCGAGCGTGTCCGGGTAGCGGTCCGCGACCTCCGAGCCCAACTCGGGGCGGTCTCTATACCGGCCGCTGCCGCGCTCGATGATCGGCTGATGACCTCCTACACTGACGCGTGATGCGCATTGCGATCAGTGGACACCGTGGCCTCAGACGCGACGTGGAACAGTACGTCAACAACGCGATCCGTTCGTACTTCGTCCAGCTGACCCCTGCCCACCTCGTCGGGATCAGCTGCCTCGCCGACGGCGCAGACCAGATCTTCGCGCGAGCAGTGATCGACGCCGGCGGCCACCTCAACGTCATCGTCCCGGCAGCCCAGTATCGAGACGCACTACCCGAGGACAGCCGCGCCACCTACGACGAACTCCTCGCCAACGCGGCCGAAGTGGTCACGCTCGACCATCAAGAATCGACCTCCGAATCCCACATGGACGCTAGCCGCGCCATGCTCGAACGCGCCGACCAACTCATCGCCGTATGGGACGGAGAACCCGCCCGCGGCTACGGCGCAACCGCCGACGTCGTCCACCTAGCTCAGGACCTCGGGCTCCCCGTCACGATCATCTGGCCGGCCGACGTGACACGCTAGACAGCTTCCTCGGCGATGCGACCAACGTCAGTCCGCGGGCGGGTCATCGTTCGATCGCCTGAACGGGTCTGCTCACTCTCCATACCTCGATGGCTTCTCGCAAGCTGAGCGCCTCCAAGGGGGTGTGTGCTTGGGACTGCTCAGAGAATCGAGCCCCTTCGGAGATGTCGAGGCGCTGACTAGCGAAGGCGTCGCGGAAGCTCGGGAACGCCAGGGGGAAACCAGAGGCCGCCGCCGAGATGGCCTTCTTCGGCGCCGTGTTCGAGCTGCCATCGACGGATCGCCGCGCTGAAGGGCTGGGCGTAGTTCGCCTCCATCAGCCAGTCGATGCCATCCTCGTCCAACAGGTTCGGGGCGTCGAGTGCCAGGTCCAGGTGCTCGGCCGGCGGCGGAGGAGTCTCCTCCGCCCAGGCATTGATCGCCGCGCGCCACCACGGGTTTCCGAACCAGGCTCCCGCGTACGCGCCACCGCAGATCGCGAAGTACCGCATCGCGGCAGCCTCGTCCGTGTCCAGGCACCTTCGTGACCCTGATCTGGGCATGAGTCTCGTGTTCGACTGATGGAGAGTTCTCAGTCGAACGTGGGCTGGAGATTGCGACCTCTCGCTTCGGCCGTCGATAGGACCTCACCAACATCGCCGCCGCCGTCAGCAGAGCCCGTCGACGCTACGGGAGTTGGGCGATCATCGCTGCCAGCACGGGGGCTCGGCGGGAGTGAACCAGTCGGAGCAGCTCGTGGGCTTCTCGCCGGAGGTCCAGGGCGGCAGCTGGGCGTCCATCGGCCTGCTCGATGTCCGCGAGCTCGGTGAGCGCGACGCCGAGCCCCAAGCGATACCCGCTGGAGGTCGCGATGGAGCGGGCTTGCTCGACGTACTTCCGCGCCGTCCGCAGGTCCGCGTTGAGCCGGCATCCTGCGCCCAAGACCGAGAGCGAGTGGACGAGTCGGATTTGGAACGACGCTCGACGGGCGAGCTCGGTCGCTCTCTCGGCCAGCTCGATGCCTGCCGCGACGTTGGCCTCGGCGAGCTCCAGCTCTGCGTGGCCGATGAGCGCAGCGCATTGCTGCTCTTGTCCGAGCTCGGTGGCTTCGGAGGCCCGGGTGAACCGAAGTCGCGCTTCGGTCAGCCGGCCGGCGCGGTACGCCACGTGGGCCAGCATCAGGTCGGTCTCCGCCATGAGGCGGGGTTCTTCACGCTGGACTCGTTCGGCGATCCGTTCAGCGGTGCGTTCGGCGGCAGCGATGTCGTCGTCTCGTTCCAGCTGGCACACCACCAGGTCGATGTGCGAGGCGAGCTCGCCGCGCCGGTCGCCGCGGCGCACCGCGTCGTCGACCGCGACCTGATACTGCGCGATGGCTTCGGTCAGGTCCCCCGTCGTAGCGGCCATCAAAGCGACGAGCCCATAGTCGCGGTAGGTCAGTGAGGCGACCGTGGCCACCAGGAGGTGGAGCTCCGTCCGCGCCCGTTCGAGCTCACCCAGAGATATCAGGGACATGATCAGGTTGCGACGGGCGATCGTCCGCAGGGGCGCACTCGCGGCTGAGCCATAGCCCTCGAGCGCTGCTTGGTTGTGCTCGAGAGCCAACCACGGCTGACCGCTGAACAGCGCCAGGTTGCCTAGGTTGGCGCGGATCGCGTACGCGGTGTCGGATCTGATCCGCTCACAGAGCTCGAGAGCGGCCGTCAGGTCGGCGAAGGCGCGCGGCTTGTCGTCCGCCAGGTGCCACCACAGCAAGCCTCTGCTGTTGAGCATGGCGGCGATGGCCTCATCCGACCTGTCCCGTTCGGCGGCGCGGAGCCCAGCGTCGACGCAGGCGAGCCAGTTGCCCGCGTAGCCTCGCAAAATGGGATAACCACGCAACGCGTCCGCCAGATGGTACGCGGCGTCGTACGGGCCGTTGTCTGCCGCATCGATGACCGCCTCCACCATCGCCGCGCAGTCGCGATCGAGCTCGGCCAGCTCCTCATCCGGATCGTCCCCGCCGGACAATGAGCTCCCAGCCCGGATCTCCTGAAGCCCCAGATCGTCAACGGACGTGGGACGAACGAGCCGGCGAAGCCCGATTCTCGGGACGAGCACGCGATCAGCTTGGCGGATGTACGCCTGCATCAGGCGACGCCGGGCCTCGGTGCGTTCGTTCTCGGAGTCTTCGGTACGTGAGCGTTGCACCGCGTACGCCCTGATCAGATCGTGCAGCCCGAAGCGTTCGTCCTCTCGACGTTCGACCAGTCCCGCCGAGGCCAGTTCCTCCAGCCAGCCAGCCGCGGTTGGGAGGTCCAGCCCGGCCGCGGCAGCCGCGTTCACCGCAGCGAAGTCCGTGCCCGGGATGAGACCGCACAACCGCAACAGCCGCTGCTGCGTGGGGGGAAGCGTCCGGTACGACCAATCGAAAGCCGCGGACAGGTTTGCTTGCTCGTCGCCGACCACCCGCAGCCCCGAGACCGTACCCCGGGCGAGTAGCTGACGAACGTAGTCGGCCACCCCCAGACGGGGACTCAACGTAAGGTGGGCTGCGGCGACGCGCAACGCCAGGGGCAGGCCCCCACAGATGTGGGCCAGCTCCGCCACTGCATCGGCTTCGACCGCGGTTCGTTCCGCACCCAGCAAGCCGGTCAGCAACTCGTATGACTGCGCCACGTCGAGCGTGCCAACGGAGATCCGCCGCGCACCTGGCGACACCTCCAAGCCGGCCAGGTCGTGCCTGCTGGTCACCAGGACCGCGCAGGTGGTGGATCCGGGCAGCAGGTGGCGGACCTGCTCCTCGTTGCTGACGTTGTCCAGGACCACCAGAATGCGTCGCCCGGCGACGAGCGATCGGAAGGCCGCGGCGAGGTCGTCCAGCTCCGCAGGGACCATCGCCGGCGTCATGCCCAGGCCCCGGAGGAACTTGCCTAGAACGCGCTCGACGCTCTCTGGCGCCGACGCGGAGTGACCACGAAGATCGGCGAAGAGCTGGCCATCGCCGAACCGTTCCGTCATCTGGTGCGCGGCAAGCAGCGCCAGCGAGGTCTTCCCGGCGCCAGCCAACCCGTTGATCACCACCACCGGTACCACCCCCGCCGGCCGTGGTGTCCTGGTGCCGAGAATCGAGCCGACGACCTGGTCGAGCGCTCTGTTTCTCCCGACCAGGACCGTCGACACCGAGGGCAGCTGTGCTGGCGGCCGGCTGTCCGATGGTTCAGCGGGCATCGAGTCTTGCCACGGGCCGTCGGCCGTGTCGTCGAGCGCCAGCAGACGACGATGCAACGCGACGGCGGCTGGTCCGGGGTCGAGACCGAAACCCTCCCGCAGCGCGTCGGTGAGCTCGCGGAACGTATCGAGCGCCTCGGCGCGACGGTCCTGACGATGCAGCGCCTCCATCAGCTGCATCCACAACCGTTCCCGCGCCGGGTACTCCTGGACCAGCCGACGCAACGACGACACCATGTCCGCGCCGACGAGTCCGGCCCCGAGTCGCAGCTCGTTCGCGCGTTCCAACGCCGCGAGTAACTCGTCGGTCAACCCGGGTCCGTACTCGCGCGCCAACGCATCTGGCACCAGACCACTGAAGGGCTTACCTCGCCACAAGGTCAACGCTCGTTGCAGGTTCGCAAGCTCGGCGATCGGGTCACCCGAGTCGCGGTCGGCGGTGAGCTTGCGAAAGCGGTGAAGGTCTACGGCCTCGGCGTCGACCTCGAGGCGGTAGCTGCCGCCGGAAGAGGTGATCGCATGTTTGCCCAAGATCGCCCTCAGGCGGCCGACGTAGGTGTGGACCGCGCCGCGGGGATTCTCCGGCAGGCTTTCGTCTTCCGGCCAGAGACAGCGCACCAAGACCGCGCCGTCGACGGCGCTTCCGGCCGACATCGCCAAGGCGGCCAGCAGGACTGAAGGCCTACCGGGTGGCACCGCGACCGTCTGCTCGTCCCGCCGTACCTCCAACGGACCAAGCAGGGCGAGTTCCCACCGCGAATCTGGTGCGAGCCGCTCGAAGCCGGTCATATGCATCACCGTACAAGGAGTCGATTCCCGACGATTGACGTCTACCCACGTCGAGCGTGCTGGGGCGTGACAGAACGGCGACAGATTGGCGACAACACCGCCACGTCAGCCCGGCCTAACGTCCGAGGACCGATCGTCCCAGCTGAGCACGTGAGTGGGTTCCCACGATGAGACAACTTCCTCCGACCTTTCGCGAAGCCGACCCGATGATGCTCAGCCGCCGATGCGGAGAACGGAACCTCTACCCCGTTGATCCCCTTCCCCTCTAGCAGCGGCGCACCCCAGACCGGGCTTGCGGCGCGCGGTGCTCCCGCGCTGTTGGTTCGCCTCTGAGCCGGATCAGGAGCGGATCACCACGGTGGAGAAAATCTTGTCGTCGAGGGTCTGCCGATGATCGTCCCAGAGCGGCCATAGGTAGGTCAGGATCGTGTAGATCCCACTGGTGACGCCGCCAAGGAGGGCGCGCAGCAGGAGCCGGCCGAGACCGGTGCCGCCACCCAGCGGGCGGCCGTCGGCGACCCGGACCAGCCGGATTCCGACCACCTGCTTGCCGAAGGACTGACCGCAGGCGCCCTGCCGCCAGCCTAGCTGCCAGAGATGGAACCCCAGCGCGGCCAGGCACAGCACGAGGCCTACCACGGCCAGGATCGTTGCCAGGCCGTCCGCTCCGCTGGTCTGGTCATCACGGATGGCGCCGAGCGCGACGAACGTGATGCCGATCGTGAGGAGCACAGCGAAGATGAGGGAGTCAATGAGTAGCGCGCCGGCGCGGCGTCCCCAGGAGGCCAACACCACCCCCGGCACGGACGCCGGTCCGGCTGGACCATCGGCGAGCGGGATCACGCAGCGAGCCTAGGGATGCGCTGATTTTCTCGGTAGTCCGGTGCGGTGTGTGGCTCGTCGGCGTGGGACCACGAAATGCTTGGGGTGTGGACATCGAGCAGCCCAGCTTCACCGACATCGAGTACGGCAACCGGCGACGGGTCTCCCGCCGGGAGCAGTTCTTGGAGACGATGAACGCCGCGATCCCGTGGGTGTGGTGGGTGGAGTTGATCGAGCCCTACTACTACTCCGACAGGCCGGGGAAGCGCGGTCGTAAGGCCAAGCCGATCGAGACGATGCTGCGGATGTACCTGCTGCAGGTGTGGTTCTCGCTTTCTGATGAGGGCGTGGAGGAGGCGATCTACGACTCCTATGCGATGCGCAGGTTCATGGGCCTGGACTTCGCTGTGGAGCAGGTTCCCGACGCGACCACGCTGCTGCACTTCCGCCGCCTGCTCGAAGAGCACCGGTTGGGTGAGAAGCTGTTTGAGTCCCAGAACCAGATCTTCGATGAGCAGGGCTGGATCATGCGTGGGGGCAGCATCGTGGACGCCACGATCATCGCCGCGCCGTCGTCGCGCCGTCGTCGACGAAGAACGCCACCGGGCAGCGGGATCCGGAGATGCACCAGACGAAGAAGGGCAACCAGTGGTACTTCGGGATGAAGGCCCACATCGGCTCGGACGCGGGCACCGGGTATGTCCACTCGTTGACTGCGACAGCTGCGAACGTCCATGACCTGGACGAGACGGCCAACCTGGTGCGTGACGATGACGAGTTCGTCTGCACAGACGCCGGATATCAGGGCGTGGAGAAGCGACCCGAGATCGTTGCCGATGAGCATCTGTCGAAGGTCGAGTGGCGAGTTGCGGCGCGCAAGGGCGTGTTGAAGACCATGACCGAGCACGACCGGGCGATCGAGACCCGCAAGGCGTCGGTGCGGGCCAAGGTCGAGCATCCGTTTCTGATCGTCAAACGCGACTTCGGGTTCACCAAGACCCGCTTGCGCGGGATCGCGAAGAACCTCAACCACCTCCACGTGCTGTTCGCATCGGCGAACTGGCTGATGCACGCCAGAGCCGTCACCCTCGCGCGGTGACGGCCCGGCGGCAGCCTGCCCGAAACCACCCAGCAGGGCACGAACCGGGGCCCAGCAGGCGGGGTAAAGCGGACTCCACGGCGCTGCGACCGCCCCTCACGGTCGACCGGGGCCGGGCACGCCGAGGATGGCGCTTTGATCAGCGCATCCCTAGGTGTTACCCGGTCAAACGGACCAGGGAGGAACTCGAACGCTGACCTGCTCGCCATCCCGATCATTGCCGTCCAGTGCGCCGATGTCGACCCGACCAAGGGCATCGCGCTCGCTGGCGAGGCGGCCGAGCTCGCCGGCGCCCGCAGCCTGTCGCTGCGCGGTCTAGCCTGGCTGCATGTCGCCGAGGGCCGGCTTGCGCGCCAAGCGCAAGAGCCATGCCCGCAGGTCACAGTTTCGTAGGTAACGCTTCGTGAGAGCCCGCCACTCGTTCTCTCGTTCACCAGTGGCCGTGGTCGTCGATGCGAAGCGGTTGAGTGCCGCTCATCAGTACGGCGAGTGCAGGCTCGATCGAGTCGCCCAGGAACCACTCGCCGGCGTGGTCGAGCGCGAAGATCCTGCCGGACTCGTCGATGGCGAGCATCGCGTCGTGGTCGCCCTCCATCCCGAGCGGGAACAGCCTGGTGCCGAGCAGACCGCCGAAGTCGGCGAGCGTCTCCGCGGTGGCGGCGGCCAGGAGGGGGTCTAGGGTGAACGGGCGGCGCCGTAGGTCGCGTCCGGGGCCGTGCTGGGCGACGGACATGCCACCGAACGCGGTCAGGACCGCGTTGGCCGCCTCGAAGGACTCGATGCGGGCACCATGCCGCCCGACCTGGTCACAGATCAGGCGGACCGTTCGCGCGGTCTGCTCGTCGGTGCCTCGTACCCGCGACCAACCCGGGGCGCCGAGCATCTCAGCGGCTTCGGCGGAAAGCGGTACCTCGGACAGGCTCGGGCTCCGTGGTGGGTTCAACTCGAACCCAAAGGACCGGCCCAGGAGCACGCAGGAGAAGCAGGGCAGCGCGACCTGACCTGCCACCGCATCCCCACCCTCGCGCACCAGATAGGTCGACATCCGGGCACCGGCGAAGAGCTCCTCGCGGGCTTGCTTCACCGTGATCGCCGGGGCGTCCGCGACGGTCCGACGAGCGTCTTCCGCGTGGAGCGCGTCGGAGAACGCGGCCGCCTCCGAGCAACGGTCGTACCCCCGCTCCCGATACTCCGGCCCCATCCCGCCGGCGTAGAACTCCCGCACCAGGCGATGGTGCTGGGGTTCGGCATCGCCCTTCACACTCCGCACCACCAGCACCCGGTCGGCAAGCGTCAGGTGGGTGACCTTCGCCGGTGTGGCCAATCGTCGCAGATCGCGGCGGACCTGGTCGGCCGGGTCACTGGTCCGGGGCGCCCGAGGTTGATCGGTTCGTCGCTCCCGAAACTGCCCGATCACCAACTCCACCGGCAAGGAGGGCCAGACCGACAGGTCCCCGGTCTCCTTGTCGATGATCCCCCGCCCCGCCCCGACCAACGGAGGAGTGCCGGGTGGATGCCCTCCCCAGACGACGTACCCAAGGTCGAACTCGTGCACCATCGGGATCAGCCGCACATCGGGCGGCGCACTGTCAGCCACCCACTTCTCGGCGATCAGCCCAGCCTCATCTCGGGTGATCATCCCCGTCCTCCCGCTTCGGTCCACGACATAGCGTGAATGTAGACGGCAACGTCGACCTGTCCCCGCCATGGCAGGAAGGGGACGTGAACGGGCAGCCGACCTCCTCGTGGTTAGCCTCACAAGGTGGCCACCGAGACAGCTGACCGACCGCGGCAGGCGGTCCAGCCGGCGCCCCACGCCAGCGGAGGCGAGGGCGGCGAACGACTGCTCTTCCCTGTCGGTCACCACGTAGGCGCGCAGCACCGCGTCGAGTCCGACGAGGTCGTGGAACAGGTACGCCGAGGCGCGACGTTCCACGATCTGACCAGCCAGGAGTACGCCGTCTGGACCCTCGCCCACGGCTCGCCCGAGGCGGTGAAGAATGAGGTGCCATGGACGCGACAGGCGGTCGAAGAACTCGCCAGGGTCGCGGGTCTCACAGCGGTCTACGAGGTCGTCGACAAGTTGATGGAGACAGGTTTGCTGGTCGAGGTCAGGCCGGCGACGGACGAGGCGCTCGCCTTCGCCAAGGCCCACCGTGTCGTACCGCTCATGCTCGGCCTCGGCAACACCGCGGACGAGCCGTGGTTGTTCGGCATCGGCTTCCTCGGGCAACCGATCCTTCAGGTCACCCATCCGATCTATGACGTCTGGCAGTGGTCGTCGATGGACGACACGCTCTGGGCGACCTGCCTGAGCGCGGTCGATGTCGCCTCTCGCGCCAAGTCGACGGACCCGGAGAGTACGGACC is part of the Tenggerimyces flavus genome and encodes:
- a CDS encoding helix-turn-helix domain-containing protein, producing MCHSARFFDAGLSQTQIAALAGISQSQVSRLVNGQNREPGMRTVGALAAGLGIPRHIVGLADDDRSEDNTYRRQFLAGALGTASAAALPARGQIGDEELLRVSTLTYRRLEQHTPSASLLAVVTAHLALARSMLEPATGGQRTRLLAALAEIAGLAGWLCADRNDAPGARSHYQMAVRASRTAGHPLLASYMQGSLGQYAFSAGDPAQGLRLIRDADARLPRSAPAIARAWLACLEGVALAHLGDRTALALVDHAERHLDAGAHQEPAWPWVFRFDASKVAAHRAVIASRLGLPAVASAAFDRAASPTSPKQAALTSVEYARALAAGGDLEQACEVAATAYDTGRKFGSERVRVAVRDLRAQLGAVSIPAAAALDDRLMTSYTDA
- a CDS encoding AfsR/SARP family transcriptional regulator — its product is MTGFERLAPDSRWELALLGPLEVRRDEQTVAVPPGRPSVLLAALAMSAGSAVDGAVLVRCLWPEDESLPENPRGAVHTYVGRLRAILGKHAITSSGGSYRLEVDAEAVDLHRFRKLTADRDSGDPIAELANLQRALTLWRGKPFSGLVPDALAREYGPGLTDELLAALERANELRLGAGLVGADMVSSLRRLVQEYPARERLWMQLMEALHRQDRRAEALDTFRELTDALREGFGLDPGPAAVALHRRLLALDDTADGPWQDSMPAEPSDSRPPAQLPSVSTVLVGRNRALDQVVGSILGTRTPRPAGVVPVVVINGLAGAGKTSLALLAAHQMTERFGDGQLFADLRGHSASAPESVERVLGKFLRGLGMTPAMVPAELDDLAAAFRSLVAGRRILVVLDNVSNEEQVRHLLPGSTTCAVLVTSRHDLAGLEVSPGARRISVGTLDVAQSYELLTGLLGAERTAVEADAVAELAHICGGLPLALRVAAAHLTLSPRLGVADYVRQLLARGTVSGLRVVGDEQANLSAAFDWSYRTLPPTQQRLLRLCGLIPGTDFAAVNAAAAAGLDLPTAAGWLEELASAGLVERREDERFGLHDLIRAYAVQRSRTEDSENERTEARRRLMQAYIRQADRVLVPRIGLRRLVRPTSVDDLGLQEIRAGSSLSGGDDPDEELAELDRDCAAMVEAVIDAADNGPYDAAYHLADALRGYPILRGYAGNWLACVDAGLRAAERDRSDEAIAAMLNSRGLLWWHLADDKPRAFADLTAALELCERIRSDTAYAIRANLGNLALFSGQPWLALEHNQAALEGYGSAASAPLRTIARRNLIMSLISLGELERARTELHLLVATVASLTYRDYGLVALMAATTGDLTEAIAQYQVAVDDAVRRGDRRGELASHIDLVVCQLERDDDIAAAERTAERIAERVQREEPRLMAETDLMLAHVAYRAGRLTEARLRFTRASEATELGQEQQCAALIGHAELELAEANVAAGIELAERATELARRASFQIRLVHSLSVLGAGCRLNADLRTARKYVEQARSIATSSGYRLGLGVALTELADIEQADGRPAAALDLRREAHELLRLVHSRRAPVLAAMIAQLP
- a CDS encoding RDD family protein codes for the protein MIPLADGPAGPASVPGVVLASWGRRAGALLIDSLIFAVLLTIGITFVALGAIRDDQTSGADGLATILAVVGLVLCLAALGFHLWQLGWRQGACGQSFGKQVVGIRLVRVADGRPLGGGTGLGRLLLRALLGGVTSGIYTILTYLWPLWDDHRQTLDDKIFSTVVIRS
- a CDS encoding SUKH-3 domain-containing protein, which produces MITRDEAGLIAEKWVADSAPPDVRLIPMVHEFDLGYVVWGGHPPGTPPLVGAGRGIIDKETGDLSVWPSLPVELVIGQFRERRTDQPRAPRTSDPADQVRRDLRRLATPAKVTHLTLADRVLVVRSVKGDAEPQHHRLVREFYAGGMGPEYRERGYDRCSEAAAFSDALHAEDARRTVADAPAITVKQAREELFAGARMSTYLVREGGDAVAGQVALPCFSCVLLGRSFGFELNPPRSPSLSEVPLSAEAAEMLGAPGWSRVRGTDEQTARTVRLICDQVGRHGARIESFEAANAVLTAFGGMSVAQHGPGRDLRRRPFTLDPLLAAATAETLADFGGLLGTRLFPLGMEGDHDAMLAIDESGRIFALDHAGEWFLGDSIEPALAVLMSGTQPLRIDDHGHW